In one window of Rathayibacter caricis DSM 15933 DNA:
- a CDS encoding ATP-binding cassette domain-containing protein: MTSTTQPGPHDVIRVRGARQNNLRGVDVDIPKRRITVFTGVSGSGKSSLVFGTIAAESQRLINETYSAFLQQFMGSPARPDVESLDGLSATIVVDQERMGANGRSTVGTATDAYTMLRILFSRIGDPHVGTSGAFSFNLPEGMCPRCEGTGRASDIDLDALFDRSKSLEGGALDAIPNFVVGGWYWKGLAESGLYPADVPIAEFTPEQLDAFLYRPATKMAIAGMNMTYEGLVVKVTRLYLAKESPQAHIRAFAERVATFAACPECGGARLTGAALSSRIGGRNIAECSSMQATDLAEWLRGVDDPSVAPIVETLLGTLDSLVQVGLGYLSLDRESGTLSGGEAQRVKMVRHLGSSLTDITYVFDEPTAGLHPHDVSRMIELLRRLRDKGNTVLVVEHKPEIILIADHVVDLGPRAGAHGGEIRYEGSVEGLRASDTLTGEHLDHRVPLKESVRRPTAFAEIRGAATHNLRGVDVDVPLGVLTVVTGVAGSGKSSLLHGSLAKRPGVVVADQSPIRGSRRSNPATYTGVLDAIRTAFAKENGVKPALFSANSAGACPVCKGAGLIFTELGPAATVSSVCEECEGKRFTAEVLEYRLRGLNIHEVLSLPIVEAAEFFGSGPAHTILARLVDVGLGYLTLGQPLNTLSGGERQRLKLAINMASKGAVYLLDEPTTGLHLADVDNLLGLLDRLVDSGSSVIVIEHHQAVMAHADWIIDVGPGAGHEGGSIVFEGPPSALVADGSTLTARALKAYAS; this comes from the coding sequence ATGACGAGCACGACGCAGCCGGGGCCCCACGACGTGATCCGGGTGCGGGGCGCCCGGCAGAACAACCTGCGCGGCGTCGACGTCGACATCCCCAAGCGCCGCATCACGGTCTTCACGGGCGTCTCCGGCTCGGGCAAGTCCTCGCTCGTCTTCGGCACGATCGCCGCGGAGTCGCAGCGGCTGATCAACGAGACGTACTCCGCCTTCCTGCAGCAGTTCATGGGCTCGCCCGCCAGGCCCGACGTCGAGTCGCTCGACGGGCTCTCGGCCACGATCGTGGTCGACCAAGAGCGGATGGGGGCAAACGGCCGCTCCACGGTCGGCACCGCGACCGACGCCTACACGATGCTGCGGATCCTCTTCAGCCGGATCGGCGACCCGCACGTCGGCACGAGCGGCGCGTTCTCGTTCAACCTGCCCGAGGGCATGTGCCCGCGCTGCGAGGGCACGGGCCGCGCCTCCGACATCGACCTCGACGCCCTCTTCGACCGCTCGAAGTCCCTCGAGGGCGGCGCGCTCGATGCGATCCCCAACTTCGTCGTCGGCGGCTGGTACTGGAAGGGGCTCGCCGAATCCGGCCTGTACCCGGCCGACGTCCCGATCGCCGAGTTCACTCCGGAGCAGCTCGACGCGTTCCTCTATCGCCCCGCCACCAAGATGGCGATCGCGGGCATGAACATGACCTACGAGGGCCTCGTGGTCAAGGTCACCCGGCTCTACCTCGCGAAGGAGTCGCCGCAGGCGCACATCCGCGCGTTCGCCGAGCGGGTGGCCACCTTCGCCGCCTGCCCCGAGTGCGGGGGAGCGCGGCTCACCGGAGCCGCCCTCTCCTCCCGCATCGGCGGCCGGAACATCGCCGAGTGCTCGTCGATGCAGGCGACCGACCTGGCCGAGTGGCTGCGCGGGGTCGACGACCCCTCGGTCGCCCCGATCGTCGAGACCCTGCTCGGCACGCTCGACTCGCTCGTCCAGGTCGGGCTCGGGTACCTCTCGCTCGACCGCGAGTCGGGCACCCTCTCGGGAGGTGAGGCGCAGCGCGTCAAGATGGTCCGGCACCTGGGGTCGAGCCTCACCGACATCACCTACGTCTTCGACGAGCCGACCGCGGGCCTGCACCCGCATGACGTCTCGCGCATGATCGAGCTGCTCCGGCGCCTCCGCGACAAGGGCAACACCGTTCTGGTCGTCGAGCACAAGCCCGAGATCATCCTGATCGCCGACCACGTGGTCGATCTCGGGCCGCGGGCCGGCGCGCACGGCGGCGAGATCCGCTACGAGGGCTCCGTCGAGGGGCTGCGCGCCTCCGACACCCTCACCGGCGAGCACCTCGACCACCGCGTCCCGCTCAAGGAGTCGGTGCGCCGCCCGACGGCGTTCGCCGAGATCCGCGGTGCCGCGACCCACAACCTGCGCGGCGTCGATGTCGACGTGCCGCTCGGGGTACTCACTGTCGTGACCGGAGTCGCGGGCTCGGGCAAGTCGTCCCTCCTGCACGGCAGTCTGGCGAAGCGCCCCGGAGTGGTCGTGGCCGACCAGTCGCCGATCCGCGGCTCCCGCAGGAGCAACCCGGCCACCTACACCGGCGTGCTCGACGCCATCCGCACCGCGTTCGCGAAGGAGAACGGCGTGAAGCCCGCGCTGTTCAGCGCCAACTCCGCCGGAGCCTGTCCCGTCTGCAAGGGGGCCGGCCTGATCTTCACCGAGCTGGGCCCGGCCGCCACGGTCTCGTCGGTCTGCGAGGAGTGCGAGGGCAAGCGGTTCACCGCGGAGGTGCTCGAGTACCGTCTCCGCGGCCTGAACATCCACGAGGTGCTGTCGCTGCCGATCGTCGAGGCGGCCGAGTTCTTCGGCTCCGGTCCGGCGCACACGATCCTCGCTCGACTGGTCGACGTCGGCCTGGGCTACCTCACGCTCGGCCAGCCGCTCAACACCCTCTCGGGCGGCGAGCGGCAGCGGCTGAAGCTCGCGATCAACATGGCGTCGAAGGGCGCGGTCTACCTCCTCGACGAGCCGACCACAGGGCTCCACCTCGCCGACGTCGACAATCTGCTGGGACTGCTCGACCGGCTGGTCGACTCCGGGAGCTCGGTGATCGTGATCGAGCACCACCAGGCGGTGATGGCCCACGCCGACTGGATCATCGACGTCGGCCCGGGCGCCGGCCACGAGGGCGGCTCGATCGTCTTCGAGGGTCCGCCGAGCGCCCTCGTCGCCGACGGGTCGACCCTGACCGCCCGCGCCCTGAAGGCGTACGCGTCCTGA
- a CDS encoding FAD-dependent oxidoreductase — protein sequence MTKLRLAIVGAGPAGIYAADLMIKAEKKYDVSIDLFEQLPAPYGLVRYGVAPDHPRIKGIITALREVLDRGDIRIFGNVHFGSDLTLEDLKRHYHAVIFSTGAIRDAPLDVPGVDLEGSYGAADFVSWFDGHPDVPRTWPLEASSVAVIGNGNVALDVSRMLAKHADDLLPTEVPPNVYEGLKASPVTDVHVFGRRGPAQVKFTPLELRELGELRDVDMIVHDEDFVLDPASQAAIETNKQVMVINRVLNQWRTRETGSASRRLHLHFWAKPLEFVDDGQGRVAAIRYERTEPDGEGGVRGTGEIREVAVQAVYRAVGYFGSPLDGLPFDEMRGVIPNREGQVLDDEDQQVHGVYATGWIKRGPVGLIGHTKSDAMETVGHVLRDQASWWTPAHPEESAIVGLLDERGIAYTDLEGWHRLDEHEQALGAPEGRARVKVVPREDMIAISRAELVSD from the coding sequence ATGACCAAGCTCAGGCTGGCCATCGTCGGTGCGGGGCCCGCGGGCATCTACGCCGCCGACCTCATGATCAAGGCCGAGAAGAAGTACGACGTCTCGATCGACCTGTTCGAGCAGCTGCCGGCTCCCTACGGTCTCGTCCGCTACGGAGTCGCGCCCGATCACCCGCGCATCAAGGGCATCATCACGGCCCTGCGCGAGGTCCTCGACCGCGGCGACATCCGCATCTTCGGCAACGTGCACTTCGGCTCCGACCTCACCCTCGAGGACCTCAAGCGCCACTACCACGCGGTGATCTTCTCGACGGGAGCGATCCGCGACGCCCCGCTCGACGTCCCCGGCGTCGACCTCGAGGGCTCGTACGGAGCGGCCGACTTCGTCAGCTGGTTCGACGGCCACCCCGACGTGCCGCGCACCTGGCCGCTCGAGGCCTCCTCCGTCGCGGTGATCGGCAACGGCAACGTGGCGCTCGACGTCTCGCGGATGCTCGCGAAGCATGCCGACGACCTGCTGCCCACCGAGGTCCCGCCGAACGTCTACGAGGGTCTGAAGGCCTCTCCCGTCACCGACGTGCACGTCTTCGGCCGCCGCGGACCCGCGCAGGTCAAGTTCACTCCGCTCGAGCTGCGCGAGCTCGGCGAGCTGCGCGACGTCGACATGATCGTCCACGACGAGGACTTCGTGCTCGACCCCGCCTCGCAGGCCGCGATCGAGACCAACAAGCAGGTCATGGTCATCAACCGTGTCCTGAACCAGTGGCGCACCCGCGAGACCGGCAGCGCCTCCCGTCGCCTCCACCTGCACTTCTGGGCGAAGCCGCTCGAGTTCGTCGACGACGGGCAGGGCCGCGTCGCCGCGATCCGCTACGAGCGCACGGAGCCCGACGGCGAGGGCGGCGTGCGCGGCACCGGCGAGATCCGCGAGGTCGCGGTGCAGGCCGTCTACCGCGCGGTCGGCTACTTCGGCTCCCCGCTCGACGGCCTGCCGTTCGACGAGATGCGCGGAGTGATCCCGAACCGCGAGGGCCAGGTTCTGGACGACGAGGACCAGCAGGTCCACGGCGTCTACGCGACCGGCTGGATCAAGCGCGGCCCGGTCGGCCTGATCGGTCACACCAAGTCCGACGCGATGGAGACCGTGGGCCACGTGCTGCGCGACCAGGCGTCGTGGTGGACCCCCGCGCACCCCGAGGAGTCGGCCATCGTCGGGCTGCTCGACGAGCGCGGCATCGCGTACACCGACCTCGAGGGCTGGCACCGCCTCGACGAGCACGAGCAGGCGCTCGGGGCTCCGGAGGGACGCGCCCGCGTCAAGGTCGTCCCCCGCGAGGACATGATCGCCATCTCGCGCGCCGAGCTCGTCTCGGACTGA
- a CDS encoding polyprenyl synthetase family protein, with product MNATAPVARRSPSLTAQLGLSERIFSTASDRSLARAIDEGLEQVETGLVHQLSFADQVADVSTRYLLEAGGKRVRPMLTLLAAQLGRGNTPQVLLGAQAIEITHLASLYHDDVMDEAEKRRGVPSAQTVWGNNVAILTGDLLFARANQLMIELGDRAIRLQADTFERLVLGQLHETVGPTEGEDPVEHYLSVLADKTGSLIAAAGRTGVVFAEGPAEYEEAMRVFGEKIGVAFQIVDDVIDLSPQPEETGKNPGTDIRAGVSTLPILRLRERAASDRGAAELLARIESYVSRSNDEIAHTDEQHADISDAIAQLRDHDVTAQTLAEAHRWADEAVAALAPLPDGSVRKALTRFADTVVDRNG from the coding sequence GTGAACGCCACTGCGCCCGTCGCCCGCCGCAGCCCGTCCCTGACGGCGCAGCTCGGCCTCTCCGAGCGCATCTTCTCGACCGCATCCGACCGCTCGCTCGCGCGTGCGATCGACGAGGGGCTCGAGCAGGTCGAGACGGGGCTGGTCCACCAGCTGTCCTTCGCCGACCAGGTCGCCGACGTGTCGACGCGCTACCTCCTCGAGGCCGGGGGCAAGCGCGTGCGCCCCATGCTCACGCTCCTCGCCGCGCAGCTGGGCCGCGGCAACACCCCGCAGGTGCTGCTGGGCGCCCAGGCCATCGAGATCACGCATCTCGCGTCGCTGTACCACGACGACGTCATGGACGAGGCGGAGAAGCGCCGCGGCGTCCCCTCCGCCCAGACCGTGTGGGGCAACAACGTCGCGATCCTCACCGGCGATCTGCTCTTCGCCCGCGCCAACCAGCTCATGATCGAGCTCGGCGATCGCGCGATCCGCCTCCAGGCCGACACGTTCGAGCGCCTCGTCCTCGGTCAGCTGCACGAGACCGTCGGGCCGACCGAGGGGGAGGACCCGGTCGAGCACTACCTCTCGGTGCTCGCCGACAAGACCGGCTCGCTGATCGCTGCGGCCGGGCGCACCGGAGTCGTCTTCGCCGAGGGTCCCGCCGAGTACGAGGAGGCGATGCGCGTCTTCGGCGAGAAGATCGGCGTCGCGTTCCAGATCGTCGACGACGTGATCGACCTGTCCCCGCAGCCCGAGGAGACCGGCAAGAACCCGGGCACCGACATCCGCGCCGGCGTCTCGACCCTGCCGATCCTCCGCCTGCGCGAGCGCGCCGCCTCCGACCGCGGTGCCGCCGAGCTCCTCGCCCGGATCGAGAGCTACGTCAGCCGCTCGAACGACGAGATCGCGCACACCGACGAGCAGCACGCGGACATCTCCGACGCCATCGCGCAGCTGCGCGACCACGATGTGACGGCGCAGACCCTCGCCGAGGCCCACCGCTGGGCCGACGAGGCCGTCGCCGCTCTCGCCCCGCTGCCCGACGGCTCCGTCCGCAAGGCGCTCACGCGCTTCGCGGACACGGTCGTCGACCGCAACGGCTGA
- the ubiE gene encoding bifunctional demethylmenaquinone methyltransferase/2-methoxy-6-polyprenyl-1,4-benzoquinol methylase UbiE — MTKADLTKRPDEVAAMFDTVAPAYDLTNTVLSAGNDHLWRIATTRAVNPAPGERILDVAAGTGTSSASLARSGAHVVAADFSPGMIAVGRTRQAGDDRIEFVQADAMDLPFEDESFDAVTISFGLRNVAEPRTALAEFFRVVKPGGRVVICEFSTPPQKLLAAAYDLYLAKIMPAIVGLASSNDPAYDYLGDSIRAWPEQKVVASWLRAAGFERVAYKDLTFGIVALHRGIKPIVATS, encoded by the coding sequence GTGACTAAGGCAGACCTCACCAAGCGCCCCGACGAGGTCGCCGCCATGTTCGACACGGTGGCACCGGCCTACGACCTGACCAACACGGTCCTCTCGGCGGGCAACGACCACCTGTGGCGCATCGCCACGACCCGAGCCGTGAATCCGGCGCCGGGCGAGCGGATCCTGGACGTCGCGGCGGGCACGGGCACCTCCTCCGCCTCGCTCGCCCGCTCGGGCGCGCACGTCGTCGCGGCCGACTTCTCGCCGGGGATGATCGCGGTCGGCCGCACCCGTCAGGCGGGCGACGACCGGATCGAGTTCGTGCAGGCCGACGCCATGGACCTGCCCTTCGAGGACGAGTCGTTCGACGCCGTCACGATCTCGTTCGGCCTGCGCAACGTCGCCGAGCCGCGCACGGCGCTCGCCGAGTTCTTCCGCGTCGTGAAGCCGGGCGGCCGCGTCGTGATCTGCGAGTTCTCGACTCCGCCGCAGAAGCTCCTCGCCGCCGCCTACGACCTCTACCTCGCGAAAATCATGCCCGCGATCGTCGGACTCGCGTCCTCGAACGACCCGGCCTACGACTACCTCGGAGACTCCATCCGTGCGTGGCCCGAGCAGAAGGTCGTGGCGTCCTGGCTCCGCGCCGCCGGCTTCGAGCGGGTCGCCTACAAGGACCTCACCTTCGGCATCGTCGCGCTGCACCGCGGGATCAAGCCGATCGTCGCCACCTCATGA